Proteins encoded within one genomic window of Halocatena marina:
- a CDS encoding cupin domain-containing protein: protein MNTEFSIVDPHDVPTESFNTCDVSHRKLTETLGCTEMRVNQVIVEPGEITTPHAHEGQEEVFVALTDGQIAIEDEVHDVPAGGIVRVAPEASRNFLNKTDDTTHVWLAFGAPPVGTIEDFGAYVIPDRE from the coding sequence ATGAACACCGAATTCAGCATCGTCGACCCGCATGATGTTCCAACAGAGTCGTTCAATACGTGCGATGTTTCTCATCGCAAGTTGACGGAGACGCTCGGCTGCACCGAAATGCGAGTCAATCAGGTCATTGTCGAACCAGGAGAGATCACCACGCCGCACGCCCACGAGGGACAAGAAGAGGTATTCGTCGCGCTGACTGACGGACAGATCGCTATCGAAGACGAGGTGCACGACGTTCCCGCAGGTGGGATTGTCCGAGTCGCACCAGAAGCGAGCAGAAACTTCCTCAATAAAACCGACGACACAACACACGTCTGGCTCGCTTTCGGTGCGCCGCCAGTCGGAACGATCGAAGACTTCGGTGCGTACGTTATCCCTGACCGGGAGTAA
- a CDS encoding bifunctional 5,10-methylenetetrahydrofolate dehydrogenase/5,10-methenyltetrahydrofolate cyclohydrolase, whose amino-acid sequence MRGEPIAAEIREEIRERVHELREQGIVPTLGTLLMSNDPSDERFMDLKHAACEDLGIEGQDVRLDPTASAEDLYRAVDDLCADPDVHAVFVQAPLPEHVESINVRQRLDPQKDVDCFHPENLGRLVSGDPRFVPATPAAVLRLIAAYDVSIEGRDVVLVGRSNVIGKPLANHLLQKRSNGNATVTVSHSHTRNLAEKTRRADVVVTACGVPELVDGSMLSTDVVCIDVSANRRSTDSERPVVVGDIDAESAQEKASAITPVPGGVGPVTLAMLLQNVVRAAERQRQ is encoded by the coding sequence ATGCGTGGCGAGCCGATTGCAGCCGAAATCCGCGAGGAGATCCGTGAACGGGTACACGAACTCAGAGAGCAAGGGATCGTTCCAACGCTTGGGACTCTCCTGATGAGCAACGATCCGTCGGACGAGCGGTTCATGGATCTAAAACACGCTGCCTGCGAAGATCTTGGCATCGAAGGTCAAGATGTCCGGCTCGATCCCACAGCGTCTGCCGAGGATCTCTATCGAGCAGTAGACGATCTGTGCGCCGATCCAGACGTTCACGCGGTGTTCGTTCAGGCCCCTCTTCCGGAACATGTCGAGTCGATCAACGTGCGACAGCGGCTCGACCCACAGAAAGACGTAGACTGCTTTCACCCAGAAAACCTCGGTCGTCTCGTGAGCGGCGACCCACGATTCGTACCAGCAACGCCTGCCGCAGTGCTTCGTCTGATCGCGGCGTACGACGTTTCGATCGAGGGACGGGATGTCGTACTCGTCGGCCGGTCGAACGTCATCGGCAAGCCGCTTGCGAATCATCTCCTCCAGAAGCGTTCGAATGGCAACGCGACAGTGACGGTTAGTCACTCTCACACCCGAAATCTCGCGGAGAAGACGCGCCGGGCAGATGTCGTCGTAACTGCGTGCGGCGTGCCAGAACTCGTTGACGGGTCGATGCTTTCTACAGATGTTGTCTGCATCGATGTGAGCGCCAACCGGCGATCGACGGACAGCGAACGTCCTGTAGTCGTTGGTGACATCGACGCTGAGAGCGCCCAAGAGAAGGCGAGTGCAATCACACCAGTTCCGGGCGGTGTTGGTCCAGTGACGCTCGCTATGCTTCTCCAAAATGTCGTTCGCGCGGCCGAACGACAACGTCAATGA
- a CDS encoding aminodeoxychorismate/anthranilate synthase component II, with amino-acid sequence MTQILVVDNYDSFAYNLVQYVGAAVGAPDDGAVIVRRNDEIDVDGIRSLDPDGIIVSPGPGTPAEAGVSVPVFRELRYPTLGVCLGHQALCAAHGAPVVHAPDVVHGKSSTVRHDGRAIFEEFPDAFEAGRYHSLAVERGKLPDCLIETASTDDERAVVMGVRHREHPHYGVQFHPESILTGIGLQMIENFIDVVVRPRERHFGEA; translated from the coding sequence ATGACTCAAATCCTCGTCGTTGACAACTACGACTCGTTTGCGTACAATCTCGTCCAGTACGTCGGTGCGGCCGTTGGTGCTCCCGATGACGGGGCGGTGATCGTCCGGCGAAACGACGAGATTGACGTGGATGGCATTCGCTCGCTGGATCCAGACGGTATCATCGTCTCTCCAGGGCCTGGCACACCAGCCGAAGCTGGCGTCTCTGTCCCGGTGTTTCGAGAGTTGCGCTATCCGACGCTCGGTGTCTGTCTCGGCCATCAAGCACTCTGTGCAGCACACGGTGCGCCTGTTGTCCACGCGCCCGATGTTGTCCACGGCAAATCCTCGACAGTCCGTCACGATGGCCGTGCTATCTTTGAAGAATTCCCCGACGCTTTTGAGGCCGGACGATACCACTCTCTGGCGGTCGAACGGGGGAAACTCCCCGACTGCTTAATCGAGACGGCGAGTACCGATGACGAACGTGCGGTGGTGATGGGAGTTCGCCACCGCGAGCACCCTCACTACGGCGTACAGTTCCATCCCGAGAGCATCCTGACTGGGATCGGACTACAGATGATCGAAAATTTCATTGACGTTGTCGTTCGGCCGCGCGAACGACATTTTGGAGAAGCATAG
- the pabB gene encoding aminodeoxychorismate synthase, component I, whose product MLQGDLRVVTTEASFVETARCAPRAARVPVEVHVSVSDPFLAYRRVRGGVIEKNSDAVASKGDGVYLETTGGQSGWGYFAVDPITRLQVGADHVSIDDTLSPSLTELAGLLEDETLMRGDCDVPYPCGVFGWLSYDVARELETLPDTTADDRGLPRLQLGVFDRVVAWEEPRSGDETILRVTACPSVGSDPVAAYEQGRDRALALARAAVDGDPTTDPPPVRRSTARFESDCPPDAFAERVQRVKEYIRDGDTFQANISQRLRAPAAVHPVAAFDALRRVNPAPYSAFIEFPGVDLVSASPELLLDVEGDRLLTEPIAGTRPRGDTPESDAEFEQDLLENEKERAEHAMLVDLERNDLGKVSAYGSVEVTEYRRVDRYSEVMHLVSLVEGSLRTDRTLSDAVAAVFPGGTITGAPKPRTMEIIDEVETTRRGPYTGSIGVFGFDGRATLNIVIRTLVRRGDEYFLRVGAGIVHDSNPDHEYEETLDKGRALVRALDEALGERADLAVEEQ is encoded by the coding sequence ATGCTACAAGGAGATCTACGTGTCGTCACGACTGAGGCTTCGTTCGTTGAGACCGCTCGATGCGCTCCGCGGGCGGCACGGGTGCCGGTTGAAGTTCACGTATCGGTCAGTGATCCATTTCTCGCCTACCGACGGGTTCGTGGTGGAGTGATTGAGAAGAACTCGGATGCCGTCGCGTCCAAAGGCGATGGCGTCTACCTAGAGACGACAGGGGGGCAGTCCGGATGGGGATATTTCGCTGTCGACCCGATAACACGCCTACAGGTAGGGGCCGATCACGTCTCGATCGACGACACTCTGTCGCCATCACTCACAGAGCTTGCGGGCTTGCTTGAAGATGAGACGTTGATGCGTGGAGACTGTGACGTCCCCTACCCGTGTGGCGTGTTCGGCTGGCTCTCATACGACGTCGCGCGTGAGCTTGAGACGCTTCCGGACACAACGGCGGACGACCGGGGACTTCCTCGGCTGCAGTTGGGCGTATTCGATCGTGTTGTGGCGTGGGAGGAACCGCGCTCCGGGGACGAAACGATTCTGCGTGTGACGGCCTGTCCGTCAGTTGGTTCAGATCCGGTGGCGGCTTACGAACAGGGCCGCGACCGCGCCCTCGCTCTTGCGAGGGCCGCTGTCGACGGCGACCCAACGACAGATCCACCGCCAGTCCGGCGATCAACCGCTCGTTTCGAGAGCGACTGTCCGCCAGATGCGTTCGCCGAGAGAGTCCAGCGGGTGAAAGAGTATATCCGAGACGGGGATACGTTTCAGGCGAATATCTCCCAGCGTCTTCGTGCACCAGCGGCTGTTCATCCGGTGGCGGCGTTCGACGCCCTCCGACGGGTGAATCCTGCGCCGTATTCGGCATTCATCGAGTTTCCGGGCGTCGATCTGGTGAGCGCATCGCCCGAACTCTTGCTCGATGTCGAGGGAGACCGTCTTCTTACCGAACCGATCGCCGGAACGCGTCCTCGCGGCGACACTCCCGAATCTGACGCCGAATTCGAACAAGATCTATTAGAAAACGAGAAAGAACGCGCAGAGCACGCGATGTTGGTGGATCTCGAACGCAACGATCTCGGGAAGGTCAGCGCGTACGGGAGCGTCGAAGTGACCGAGTACCGGCGCGTTGACCGCTATTCGGAGGTGATGCATCTTGTTTCACTCGTCGAGGGATCTCTGCGAACGGATCGTACCCTGAGTGACGCTGTCGCCGCGGTCTTTCCGGGAGGGACGATCACTGGGGCCCCAAAGCCTCGGACAATGGAGATCATCGATGAGGTCGAAACCACCCGTCGAGGTCCCTACACCGGGTCGATCGGCGTATTCGGTTTCGATGGACGCGCCACACTCAACATCGTCATCCGAACGCTCGTGCGCCGTGGTGATGAGTACTTTTTACGCGTCGGCGCTGGCATCGTTCATGACTCGAACCCCGATCACGAATACGAGGAAACTCTCGATAAGGGACGCGCACTCGTTAGAGCACTCGATGAGGCGCTGGGTGAACGGGCTGATCTCGCCGTGGAGGAACAGTGA